The Thermoproteales archaeon genome includes the window TCGTTTTGAGGATGTATTATGCAGAGCGGAGCTTTAACGTTTTCAACGAAGTAGGCTGCTGAACGATCTCTCCACAATTCCTTTTTATAGTCGAAGAGTATGTCTTCGAACTTCTTAAATAACGCATCAGCTAGCTGATACATCTCCTCCCAGTCCGTGATGCCTGCCCCAGCGACTCCAGCGTCCCAGACTTCTGGCTTTTTAGCTGTAGCGAGGAATGTCATAAATCCTCCATAGCTGTAACCCATAATAGCTATTTTGGATGCTATTTTCGCTTCTCGAGCCCATTCAGCAGCTGCGACTACATCGTTTAAATCTCCGCCTCCCGGATCGCCTATATCCATTTGACGGTATTCTTCTCCGTAGCCCGTGGAGCCTCTAAAGTTTGGAGCTATCACGTGATACCCTGAAGCTACAAGAACCTCTATAAATGATGACCATGAATTTGCAACTTCGCTCCATGGTCCGCCGTGAACGTAGACTACAGATGGCCCAGGTTTTGGCGCAGTCCTGCTTTCAACAACGAAAGTTGGGACTTCTACACCGTCAAATGATTTAACTTTTACAAACTCGACTTTCCCAAGCCTAGCTTTCAATTCTTCTGAAATCTCGGACTTCACCAGAGCTTCCATTACTCCACTTTTTAAGTCTACGCTCACGATCTGCGGGGGGTCGACGAGCGAGGATCTGTCTAGGTAAACTTTATTTCTTATAAATACGGCGTTTGAGCTGTAGCCTTCTGGTAGGCTAATCTCGTTTCCGTCGAGGTATAGGTATGTTTGCCCGTTCTTTTTACCTATAAACCATATCAACCCGTTATCCGTCCATCCATAGTTGATGTATTCTGTTATGTCCCTAGTCTTGTAGTCTTTTCCTTTAAGCTCTGGCTCAGATACTTTCATGGTATCCAAGTCAAGTATCATTAGTTTTTCCTTCCCATGCGCGTTTGTAGCGAAAAGTGCCTGTCCATTATTGAGCACGGGCTCTTTGTTTGTTGAACCCTCTTTTATCGTATATTCCTTAAATTCACCACTATCCATGTCGTAGAAGAAAAGCTCCATGGATCGAGGATCGTCACTTAAATGTCCTGATCCAGTAATAAAATTTTTCTTTACATCTGATACGATAATTATCTTATCAGTATCTAATATTTTCTCTGCTGACCCGTCTTTTTTAGCCATCCACAATTCAATACTTTTCGACGTTGCAGAGCTGAAAGCTACAGTCTCCCCATCCCATCCTACTCCGAAAATTCTTCTAGGCTCGATATCAACTTCTAAAGCTTGTTCACCACTTAAAACATCTACGGCGTAGAGTTTGTGCTGCTCACGCCCTTTTGTCGCATCGACAGAATAAAAGACGAGAGGAGATTCGGGAACAGGTTTTGCTGCTAAAATCACGCCAACCTTGGTTAGCCGGTTTTTTTCTCGTGTTTTTAA containing:
- a CDS encoding S9 family peptidase — its product is MYCAHFIIAHLSIRKTFQQCNTTTILGEEYLSNFGETARIVEEIARVPVYYVVGYTHEKLVFMTSEEGIVDLWALDLKTREKNRLTKVGVILAAKPVPESPLVFYSVDATKGREQHKLYAVDVLSGEQALEVDIEPRRIFGVGWDGETVAFSSATSKSIELWMAKKDGSAEKILDTDKIIIVSDVKKNFITGSGHLSDDPRSMELFFYDMDSGEFKEYTIKEGSTNKEPVLNNGQALFATNAHGKEKLMILDLDTMKVSEPELKGKDYKTRDITEYINYGWTDNGLIWFIGKKNGQTYLYLDGNEISLPEGYSSNAVFIRNKVYLDRSSLVDPPQIVSVDLKSGVMEALVKSEISEELKARLGKVEFVKVKSFDGVEVPTFVVESRTAPKPGPSVVYVHGGPWSEVANSWSSFIEVLVASGYHVIAPNFRGSTGYGEEYRQMDIGDPGGGDLNDVVAAAEWAREAKIASKIAIMGYSYGGFMTFLATAKKPEVWDAGVAGAGITDWEEMYQLADALFKKFEDILFDYKKELWRDRSAAYFVENVKAPLCIIHPQNDTRTPLKPILRYVSKLLELGKTFEVHIVPDIGHAPRRVRDLIKICLPAISFLDEYLKCEKP